In the genome of Populus nigra chromosome 19, ddPopNigr1.1, whole genome shotgun sequence, the window GTATGCTGAGTACTCTGGTTGTGGATATGTCATACTGCAGGACAATGAGGCCACGTTATATTTAACTATGCAAGCAAACtcgaagatatatatatatatatatatatctgggAATATGAgttctttttttcaatcttcTTACTTTGTTGCTAAGCCTTCAAGATTTCCTCCATCGCCAATGGTAATGTAAACTGGGGCAGTTTGATCTCTTACCGGAACACACTTTCCGTTTACTATGTTGTATGCGATGTTCGATATGCGTTCCTACAGAGACAGTAAACCATTGGTTACGGACAGAAGATGTGCCAGAGTTTTACCTTGATAATGACTTCACATTCAAATCTAGTGTCTGATGGTTCTTTCTGATTGATGACATCCACAAATCTCTCCTCAATAATTTGATAGTTTGGAGAATCTCAAGTTAGATTAGTTTAAAGGATTTTCATTTAATGTCATTTGGAAGCAAAACCAAAACCGAAGCCAAACTAAGAAATCTTTACAGAACTTCCAaggttttagaaaaaattaaaaaaagacttccCCAAGGACTGGAAAGAAAACATCTCAATAGAAACATGAACCTTATCACATGATTTATACGGGACCAGGGATACTTACAGATCGTTCATAGGCATGAACATGACCAGCAAACACAACATCAACTTTGTACTGAACAAACCATGGCTCGTACATTACTCTCATGGTCTCTCCTTCCATGTAATGATAGTTGTAGCTATTATACCATGGAGAATGCATAAGAACAATCAACCACGGTGTCTCACTCCTATTAACTTTTGGTAGCTCCTGTTCAAGCCATTTGTATTGAGGAGTGTATTTACCTAAAATCACGATGAAAAACAGATGCAATTACATGAGTACTGGTACACGATTATGGAATTGCATCATTGGagtaacaaacatttggacaaAGCATGGAAATGCAGGAATTATACTTGATGTTTCAAATATCTGAACGCGGGAATCGAAAGGATGACAGTGCAGGAATTATGGTAACCAATTAAACTACATTTGAGCAGTGTACAAATCATGATGTTCCGAGGCCTTTCAGTaagcaatgaaaaatataatcatcTTGTAAAATATATCAACAAAAGATAGCAAGGACTGATGTTTGATAGAAACAAGTTCTACGGCATGCACATGCACATTTTGGTCTTCCATCATTCTATTAGGAATTTAGAAAGGAGTAAAGTCCTTACCATATGCTGAGTATGAAGACAAGACAATGATGTATGCTGAAGCCCTCTTGATTGAGTACCAAAAAGGAGCGGTACTTTGTGATGCTCTATAAGGGACATGGTAGCGGTGAGTAAAAGGCTTAAATGGTTTCGTTTCACCCTGCAAAAACAATACATTCTTTTGCTATGAATTCGCTTTTCCAGCAGCTTCTGCACATCTATCAAACATACATTTGGAAAAAAAGTGGACTAGAACCATAGAACACAGAGcatcaaaactcaaaagcaGCAGCACCAAGTGTAATTTACTTTCTAAATTCAAGGCCAGTAGAAACCACGTCAGTAATTGTAACACTCAGCATCTAAATTGAGGTAGCTGCAATAAAATTAGTTGCCAAACAAGATGATATAGTATCAAGCTTGTAATGGCTTTGAGAAGCAGCCCTGAGAATGGAGATCAACAATTTCTAAGAGAACAAAGTTGAACGGATATGGGAAGCCATGGATTATCCGAAAGGTGTGAGATGAAGCATTTCCACCCTTAGAAAATAAGAATATAGAAGATACTATCTCCTGTTGCCCTTAACATATTTCAGAAACGTTAAAACATATTATTCTTCGTTAGATGACAAACTATGGTGTGAGATGCTTACAATTTCTGGGGCAAAGTCAATCTCATGATTTCCTGCAGTCCATATCCAAGGTTGATAAGCAACACTTCTCTCTACAAACCTTCCCCATGTATCCCATCTCACATTGTCATGATTTGGATAGTTATCGGCATAAGATAGGTCTCCAACAAACAAAACTGCTTGCCCTTTTGTTGGGTTCTTTTCATAGTGAGTAAGTGTTGTGTTTGAATCATAACTCTGACCAAGATCCCCTGCAAATAAATCCCAATAATGAGGACAGAAGCACatgtaaaaacaagaaaatcctATCCGCTCAAAGAATCATACACCCTTACAGAAAATACTGGAGCAAACTGCAGGTATGACTGAACCACAATGCCAATAATATAAGCAAACATAACCTATAGCAAGCCATACATACCTATGAGACCAAATGTATATGGGACATCAGGACCAACTGCAGGAGGAGTGGTAAACCAGAATTTTCTTTCGGTGTGCCCAACCCCTACTACATAGTAATATTTTGTGTTGAACTGCCACGAGAAGTCAAGTAATCAAAATCATACTCTAATTTTGTACAAAAAGgtgaattttcaattaaaagtcCAAATTCCAACTAATTTATTGAGGAACTACAGGTTATCGATGCCAAACAGAACATAAACAGGGAGTGGGAGCTGGGAATGAAGCAAAATGAATACCAAATAGCATATCAGAAACTTTAGAAATTCACCTCTAAGTTTCTGATGGTACAGTGGTGAATGTAGCCAGACGTGTAATTGTAGAATTTATAGGTATAAACTTTGCTGTTAGCCTCCTCCTTATGTTCACTATTTTCACTCCagtaaattactttttttgaaCCTGGTTCATTAGCAGTGACCCACGACACTATAACTGCCTTGCCCACATGATCTCCTTGAGTTATATGAACCTGTATCAAAAACCACCCACATATCAAGAAATTAAGGAGAGTCCATCCACTATTTCTATcaagaaaatcaacaaaagtCTAAGGAGAGTCCCCATGAttctaagaaataaaaaggaattaaagatttaaaattcagttttgtattgaaaaaatgaaagcttttctttattaattgaCAAACCCCGCCTAAAGTACtgatatgaaaaagaaaatgcaaacttttattcaatcaaatatacAATACAATACCATAACTCACTTttgaaaagaacaagaaaagaaagaaataaaaaacacacaaaaaaataatacacctGTTGGGGAGCATTGTCGCCGGGAGGGACTCTGAAAACATCGCTATCAAGAGGCATATCAACAGTTTTCTCCACTTTCCTAACAAAACTACTGGTTTTGCCTCCATGACACAACACAGGCGCGTTAAGAATCAAGAACAAAACTGCAAAAACAAGggatgaagaagaaggagaagagccCATCCTCTTCAAATTAGAGTTCAACATCTTGTGCTTTCCACACTCCAAACCCTTTGACAtatgcatgtatatatgtaGAAACGCTTGCCTGTTTTCAGATACACAGGAGTGTAGCGCTTCCCATATACTACGGGGAATGTGCTTGGAATCTAATATCTATACCATGTTTTGCCAATAAACAAATTTGAGGTCAACAAGTCTGGGAGCTTAACAAGGCAAGGGatagaaatttatatatttatatattgatgCAAGAAAATGCGAATATACGAAAAGAGGGAGTTCTTTTCTTTCAAGTAGGATGGAAATATAGTAAAGTTGACCCTGGAGTCACCGACAGGCCGTGTCATGATAACGCTTATCTACGAAAGAAAAGGCCAAACAGGGTTCATTTCATTGATTCTTCTTCTCGaaccaaaagttttttttaaaaaaaaacagaataacataaaagagatttcaaaataaatgCTCTTCACATTTGGATAAGTTTCCAGGTAAtgaatggttttttaaaaatgcttctTTCAAGATATCATCTGTGTTTAAATATCTTTTTGGTTGAGCTTTAGAAAGTCCATCAGCTTGTGTGTGTATCAAGTAAGAAGTGGTCGATGGAGGAAGCAAATTTACGTTAACATAATGGTTACATACAGAGCCATCCGAGTTCTAATGAATACTTTATATAGCGTTCTACGTGGTTACTGGTTTTaaaattgcttcttttttaaaaaaaaaacatttaggtaATTGGGCTGACATTTCTAGTTCTGCAGCGTTGTTTAAGTAATTAGGACGGCATCAAATTAATCTAGTGATTTGTCTTAATCTTTTTACAATGGCAAGTGATTAGCAATGAATCAAAACGATATTTTACCTATTTGGTCAGTCTTGTTTGAAATCAGAGCTACATGCATCAATTCTGCATTTACTTGGGAGATATCGGGATAAtgatagaaattattttttaaaatgttttttcatttgtaaaaatataaaaataattttttattttattttttaaaatttattttttatattaatattttaaaacgaataaaaaacacaaaaagaaaataaagttattttttttttcaaaagcaaaatCCAATTGCTGCAGGAAAGAccccaaattatttttaaaaagctttttaaaaaaatcatttttatttttatttgatcaataGCGAGCTTAAGAGTGTGCTAATATAATTTGTTGTTAGGGTAAACTACCTACTCTCTACCCTTCCGTGGACGCAAATAAAATGTATTTCTTGAGAACTATAAGGTtatattttgaatgatttttataaattgatttaacttgttttttttttaattataaataatttttttaaattaaaacttgttataaaatcgagttaaaattttaattcaatcaagAGCTAAAGCTTTTTAACTTCAACTTGTTTcttcaagaaaattaatttgaattatttttattaaatatacctctaacttaaaataattaactcttttttatcataaattgcTCATGAAAAAAATCCAGACCATGAAGAGTACTTGAAGTTAAAAGTTTTTCCAGatggattaaaatatatttttcgaTTTCGATTCATGGACGATCAATTTATTAAATGGTTACAGAATTTGGGTTTGACTGTTCATTATATCGCGAGAAGAATGCAATCAATCGCGAGGTTTTCGATGATATTTTCTTACTCGAACATAATGTCCATGATGGATGGACAGGATTATTTCACGAGATGATTAGAagatcttaaaataatttatatagtaaaGTTCATTAAAGGAGTCAACGAAGTAATCCATCACTTTCCCACAATTGATGATTGTGATATACTGAAATGATTGAAAGGTCCAAAAAAGAAGCTGCATAGATTTCAAAACCATGGCCGTATCAATCTTTCAGCTCCTTCCTTGATCAAACGGGGAAGGAAAGTTTTCAAACCTAACCTCTGTGGTTCTGCCAATCCACCAAATGAATCCCTGTAAAAACAAGTTCATCAGATTTAcctttttattcattatatttcATCAATTCAACCCTGGAAGGATTGGAATTTAGACGATTTCGTCTAGCCATACAGGGTAAGTTCATCACGGTGTATTAAAAATCCGGTTTGATTTGGTTGATTTGATGAAATATAATGAATATAAGACAAGATTGATGAATTGTTTATTGAAGGGCCTGATCTGCTGAAGTGAAACAAATACAGGGactaaaatgtgttttttcatcTTGTTAATCTTATTTCCACTCTCGTTTATGGCTTGTGGTCCACACGCAGAACCAAGGGCAGAGAAGGCACACAGAATGGACAGCCACTAGTGTGAATTGGTGAAAAAAGGTGCGCCGGCAGTGGACCAGCATGGCCCGTTGACTTCCTGACGTTAAAACGACTGGACTACTTTCACCAGACTCCTCCATGCCACGAATACCAAGTAACCCCCACCTAGCCAGTGCTTTGCTGCCTTCTTTATGCTAATCTctctcgagtttttttttgaaatttatcacttaaatattttttttttttgaaaaaatggcACAGTGTATAGAATATACAGAGAACTATGACAGTTTAGTTTAGAGAGTAGCAATCGAATTTCTCAGATCGTAAAATGATCTtatataatttacaataaaaaataaataaattaaattcatgacaAAACTCTGATgataatatcattaatattgttaaaaaagctttgataaaataaatttaacaatattaaaaaatattaaagataaaaggaGAGAATCAAAACGTgtcctttaaaaataataaagctcaCTTGTATTTGAGTAATTCATgtgatttatttaaatattattaaatttatttcatcaaaatctttttaataatattagtatcATAATCGTCATAACTTCTTATTCCATTTTCTCCATGAAGGCAACTTTACTTTCTATAATAGCAGTGGCGGAGAGGGAGGGGGGGTTGGAAGGCCCCGGTTCCTGCAAAGAAATGcctaaatatttaataaaaataactgattttttttcttgaccctctaatttataatttggctccttttcttttttatttttttagctccGCCCCTGTAGGACAATATCATGTTTATTTACGGGCTATCAACGTTTTAAACGATGAAAGGACAAGCCAATTATtctattttcttccttctttaaaATCTGTTTCTTTGTCGAATGTTTCCCATGTAAGAAACGTAACATGTATAACCGATATATATGTTAGCAACTTATAAGACACATAATCAAAACCAGTGGTGCACGTTTGGTAAAACCCGCCGAGTAAACGTAAGCCCTTCAAAAATTGTCTCAACCCCTGTTCggagaaaaccaaaaacatgaaGCTTTTGGGCTTTAAAACAGCTCGtgaatatacatacatatatcacgACATAACAATGTTCACATCGACTTGTGCAGcagtgttttttattcttcttctacttTTGTGCAGTACTGAGAAACAACAGCGAGCTTCGAGTTGCGGGAgcaaaagtaaacaaaaataactttgaCCATACATTATTATGTCATACCAGTAACCTGGAGGAATGAATAAATAGAGTACTGTGCACGGGGAGCATGGCAACCTGGAGGAACTTGGAAAACATGACTATGGAGAGCCATATCCATGCCCTTTTCCACTGCCCTAATGAAACTGCTTGTTTTGCTTCCGCTACACAGCAATGTCATTTCCAAAACCCAAACTAGAAGAaacaatgaagaagaagaagaagaagaggagccCGGTACACCCATCTTGGTCTGCTTCCTTCGCCTCACCACTTTAATTTATCAGAGCTCAGCAACCATTTTTAGCTCATTAGGCTACATTTCTGCTGTTCTTATATCCGAGCCCTTTTATTGTAATCTAAACCAAAGGCCCAACAGCCATACCGAGCTCTTCGAAGTTCAGGCTGCATTTCGGATGTCGATAAAAAACTTTGGCCCTGTCACTGTGATCTAGAGTAAGTCCCCAAGGTTCTAAACCCAGTGAACAATTTAACTATTTAAGTAACATGTGATTTGAGTAAAGCATTACTAAATTCCAGCACCATACTCTGTTGATGATGTCTCACGCAGTAAATGCAATAGCTCCTCCTATTGTTTCAAGCTTGAGTCTAGAGAAagttgcatttttatttttttattgtaaatacaGGTGTGGGTATTTTACTTAGTTcttgattaataattaaacataattagAGGAGACCAAGGTTGATGTCATAATACATCAACTAAACAAATCTTAAAGGTTAATAGATAATTAGTAAGGAGCATCCTATTTCataattcaatcaatttaaacttGGAGGCCAgcatttatgaaaaattaagaatattaaccttgattgaaattaaaatacatcCACGAATACCtttattgtaaaaaacaaaattatataaaacacaTGTAAACAAAACCCAGCCCAGACCAGCCCAGCGACTTTCCTGGACCAAAAGCCCATTCCCAAACTCCACGACAAACACACTTTTTATACCCAAATATATCCAGGACGTGACTGAAGAAACATAGATTAGCTTCCAACCAAAAAGCCGAACCTACCATTCAATCCAGCACTCAACTGCTACCACGTGTCCTTCTGCTATTGCCCATCCGCTGCCCTTTCTCCTTAAGCAAGCTCAAAAGGCAAAACCCACGTTACCGTCTGTTAGCTTTAAAGCACCGCCCATCTCCCTCTCTACGTATATTAGTACAATCGTATTTATACCATATTATCCGCCGTAGGGCCCAcccattataaaattaaaagtagagGGTCGAATTTGATCTAATCTAAACTAGAGACACGGGTATTGATACACGAGGGATGATATAATGAATCCACGTAATCTGTATCCCAATCCGTATCGGATTCGTATATTATACGTCTAACAATAACCAACAAACatgtatatttttctataaaaacctCTCCTTTGCCAAGGCATCGCCATTACCTGATTTTCAATCCAACAATGTCTCTcaacctctctctctttctcatcctctctctcttctttatcTCCGCTATTTCTGCGGAGACATTCAACGGTGATGATTCCCTGATCAGACAAGTAGTTGAAGGTCAGGATGAATCATCATCAAACCTGTTGACCGCAGAGCAGCATCACTTCTCGCTATTCAAGagaaaattcaagaaatcaTACCTTTCACAAGAAGAGCATGATTACCGGTTTTCCGTATTCAAGTCTAATCTGAGACGCGCGGCGCGTCATCAGAAATTGGACCCAACAGCGAGTCATGGTGTGACTCAGTTCTCCGATTTGACTTCGGCTGAGTTTAGAAAGCAGGTTTTAGGCTTAAGGAAGTTGAGGTTGCCTAAGGATGCGAATACAGCTCCGATTTTGCCTACGAATGATTTGCCTGAGGATTTTGATTGGAGAGAGAAAGGAGCTGTTGGCCCTGTTAAAAATCaggttttttatgatttgattttttttttgtcttatgaTTGTTTGTTTGTGGGAAGTGGCTTTCTTGTCTTTTCTTGGTCGGTCAGACCTTTGTTACGCCATCCATGGGCTAGTGTGGAAATTTCTCTCAGAATATTCCATTAtttttgtgtatattttttcagattttaggCGGGGAAGTTACGTGTTggctttcattaattttttaaaacttcagcCGTGATTtatgtttattgatgattttttttggggggttaaggttattgatgatgatgttgattttttgatttgttggggTCAGGGTTCATGTGGGTCATGCTGGAGTTTTAGCACTACAGGAGCTTTGGAAGGCGCACATTTCCTTGCTACTGGAGAGCTTGTTAGCCTTAGCGAGCAGCAGCTTGTGGATTGCGATCATGAGGTATTTTatcccaagttttttttttcgcaaattaatttaagttgttttttaaaaatcataaatatgttTGGTTAGAAATAacatcttaaattatttttttagaaaatcgaGTAAAAAAATTAGGGGAATTAGCTCAATATTTCATTATATGTTAGATCTAATCTATCTCTACAAATTTAATTGCTTCCAatttgtctttatatttttatttcgttCTCCAATAGATATTTTAGCACAATTCtaacataatttattaaaaaaaataatgaattttaacATCACGCGGTGTCAATTTGCATAAAATATCTTCTAGAATTAGGTTGGATGATGAACTATGATATAAAGATAAGTTGAAATAACTTAATAGGGTCAAATGCGAgactaaaactaaaatataaggaTATGTTAGAGCTAATTTAACCTATGAATTTTAACTTACATCAACTTCTTTCTTGagaaaaattgttttgagtCATTATTTATCAGCTATAATTCTaacttaaaatcattttaacttatttttctcaCAAGTTATTTATAAAAAGCAATTTTTGGATTATGACTTTAAGTCAAAAGTTATAATATAAAAGTTATAATTCTGGAAAGAAATTTATGAGTTGGCTGCATTCTTTTCATGTTGATAAGTTCATTCAATAACTAGGCATGCGCGGattcaatattttctaaatcCTGCAGTTCCCTGCTAATGGTTCATTGTATGCAGAGACTGGTTAATTTGTTGACATGATGCCTGGAAAGGATTTTCTTTTGATGAGAAATAAAGAAATGGAATGATTGTTTGGATAGCATGATGTGGCACACAAGTTGCTGCGCTTAGATATTTGTTGGTTACTTGTTCTCTAAATTAAGCCCGCGCCTGTGTGCAGTGTGATCCAGAGGAACCAGGTTCATGTGACTCTGGGTGCAATGGTGGGCTGATGAATAGTGCCTTTGAGTATACTCTCAAAGCTGGTGGTCTTATGCGTGAGGAAGACTATCCTTACACCGGTATGGATCGTGGTGCTTGCAAATTTGACAAGAACAAGGTTGCTGCTGGAGTGGCCAACTTTAGCGTGGTGTCCCTTGATGAAGATCAAATTGCTGCAAATCTTGTGAAAAACGGTCCCCTCGCAGGTAAATTGACTTGGTTTTCAGTGATTGAGCgatcaattttcttttgacgTCCGCAATTCTAGTATTTAGTTGTGGCTAACCCTTGCTGTGTTCTAATTCAGTGGCCATCAATGCTGTGTTCATGCAAACATACATTGGAGGAGTTTCATGCCCGTATATTTGCTCAAGGAGGTTGGATCATGGAGTGTTGCTGGTGGGATATGGTTCAGCTGGCTATGCTCCTGTCAGGATGAAGGAGAAGCCATACTGGATTATCAAGAACTCATGGGGAGAAAGCTGGGGCGAGAATGGATTCTACAAAATCTGCAGGGGTCGCAATATTTGCGGAGTAGACTCCATGGTCTCAACTGTTGCTGCCGTGCAGTCCAACTCCCTGTAGGGATATCCTTACTATGCTACCTTGTGGCTTTGTAAATAAGGATTTAACACTACAAGTTATATTTGCCCCCGCTTGAACTATCTGCCTGTCATACTCAACATCCAAAGCATGGGAATGGAGTTTCTTTGAAATTTCCCATGTCTTCGGTTTGCTAGAACAGCTACCCTAATATTATTTGTGTCTTCTGGCGAAACCCCACCTTTTTAAGATTTGCAATGTTTctcttatttcatttattttgctgTCATGTCACCAAAGCGCTCGCGAACGAGCTCTACAACGCGACAGCATCCTCACGTTACTCGGTGGTTCATGTATTCTCACGGACACGGCCCAAATTTGAAAACTCATTCGTTGCTTGATAATGAGCAAAAAAATTGCCAACTGCGACTAAACAGTTAAATCATCAGATTCGAATGTTTGATGTTCCCAAGGACACTTATAATCATGTGATGGGCACGTCGGGAGGGAAACTTGATTTGAACAGATGCCATAAACCCTCCAAATGCCTCTGGTTGAAGCAAGCATATTAACGACCAGTGACACGATAGAAAATCGCAACTTAACTTCTTGTTGTTTGACGAGGAATGATGTGATTGGAAATgtggatgttttttaaaaatatttttaatttagaaatttattaaaataataattttttaaaaaatattaaaataccaaattttaatctaacaataaaatttttaaaatttatccagGATCCCAAATTACAAGCCTCAcctgctttttaaaatgtttttattaaaaaaatatgttaaatatatatatatatatatatatatatatatataattttaaaacaataaaaaataatttaaaataaaatattaatttttttaaaaaaaagtacagGGCCACACAAACAAGCAGCACCTCATCCTAAGGTCTGGTTCGGttctattattaaaataacCAGCAGCGACGGGATTGTTGTCAAGTCCACAGTaagatgataataaataaatgtctAAACCTATAAAGTTGAAGTCAGACTtgcttttaaagatattttttatttaaaaataaaattatttttaataccaacacactaaaaaaacataaaaaattcaatttttatttattttaagaactCCGCATAGTACAAGCAGATAAGTCTGGTTTTCCGCATACAGCTTTATTGTTTCTATCTGTCCACATACTAATAATAGTGGgagttttaaataaatcaaataaccTTATTATTACACCTGGCAATAGCTGGCATCACATACATAAAGCAACTTCCTAGAAGGAAGCTGCCTGGTCCTTTCAATAACAAATAAGGATTGGACAAGCGAAGCAATGCTCCAAGAATAGAAGCTTTCCTCAAACTCCCCGCAACATACCAATGACCTCTCATCATGTTCAAATgaaaaaacccaaacaaatcCATGCTCATACACAGTGGATTCCCGTCTTTGGCAGCAACTATGATTTTATATCAGAGCCATCATTCATCCTCATCATTTACCGAAGCAAATGAAAAGGGATAAAACTTGTAACCATCTCCCTCGTAGAATTTGTTTTGGAATTCCACCCAGTGCAGACGCAAGGCATGTAAGAAAGCACTAAGAGTTTCCATCACCAGCAACACACCGACGGTCGCGAAAATAAAGACGATGGCTCCaataacaaggataaaaatattgtGGTACCTGTGGCACATGCAAGGCACAATGTTAGCTAGCATCCAATTTGAGTATAGGTCATTGGTGTGTGGCGTTTATAATTCGAGCAGCATCATCACAAGTGTTAACATACCCCCAAGCAAGGAGAAGGACCTTCTCATAGAATACACTAGACAACTCCGAGTGCGCAAGACTGCAAAAAAAGATGCAACATAAAGCATACAATTAGCTCGCtaactatcaaataaaaagacgATGACCTTTTAGGAAATATATAGAGAAATGACTACAGTGAACTGTGTGGGACCATATCGAGGGGTGGGATTCGACATCATTGAAAGGATAAGAAAGGAAACTTCCGTT includes:
- the LOC133680670 gene encoding purple acid phosphatase 2, with translation MHMSKGLECGKHKMLNSNLKRMGSSPSSSSLVFAVLFLILNAPVLCHGGKTSSFVRKVEKTVDMPLDSDVFRVPPGDNAPQQVHITQGDHVGKAVIVSWVTANEPGSKKVIYWSENSEHKEEANSKVYTYKFYNYTSGYIHHCTIRNLEFNTKYYYVVGVGHTERKFWFTTPPAVGPDVPYTFGLIGDLGQSYDSNTTLTHYEKNPTKGQAVLFVGDLSYADNYPNHDNVRWDTWGRFVERSVAYQPWIWTAGNHEIDFAPEIGETKPFKPFTHRYHVPYRASQSTAPFWYSIKRASAYIIVLSSYSAYGKYTPQYKWLEQELPKVNRSETPWLIVLMHSPWYNSYNYHYMEGETMRVMYEPWFVQYKVDVVFAGHVHAYERSERISNIAYNIVNGKCVPVRDQTAPVYITIGDGGNLEGLATNMTYPQPEYSAYREASFGHAIFDIKNRTHAYYGWHRNQDGYAVEADTMWFFNRYWHPVDDSTNSES
- the LOC133680096 gene encoding cysteine protease RD19A-like, giving the protein MSLNLSLFLILSLFFISAISAETFNGDDSLIRQVVEGQDESSSNLLTAEQHHFSLFKRKFKKSYLSQEEHDYRFSVFKSNLRRAARHQKLDPTASHGVTQFSDLTSAEFRKQVLGLRKLRLPKDANTAPILPTNDLPEDFDWREKGAVGPVKNQGSCGSCWSFSTTGALEGAHFLATGELVSLSEQQLVDCDHECDPEEPGSCDSGCNGGLMNSAFEYTLKAGGLMREEDYPYTGMDRGACKFDKNKVAAGVANFSVVSLDEDQIAANLVKNGPLAVAINAVFMQTYIGGVSCPYICSRRLDHGVLLVGYGSAGYAPVRMKEKPYWIIKNSWGESWGENGFYKICRGRNICGVDSMVSTVAAVQSNSL